The genomic window TCCTGACTTCTCAGTAGAGATCTGAAAATGAAAAATCTCATATCGTCGAccaggtggagggaggagaggaggatatGGATACCAAGATCGGTGAGAAAAATAGTCCAGTGTAACAAAATGCTTACTGTGTAGTCCAGTGGTAACAAAATGCATACTGTGGAGTCATGCTTACTGTGGAGTAACTTACTAAATTCTTAGAGTTCAGTCTTCTTGAAGCTTGAAGATTGGAGGTTCAGGGGACCAGGTCCAGAGTGAATTCCAGGTCTCCAGAGTTTTTGGTTAATGACTTATCAGAGTGAAGGGAATCACTGCAGAAACTAGAGTAAAGATGAGATACACAGAACCAACAGGGTGAAATCAGACATGGTTTGTTTCCCTCGGTTCATGTGCACTTCCTCACCTGTTTCTGTCTACAAGGAACACCACTTCCTGTTATGTGGCACATGGAACCCTTAGCCAAGCAAAGGTATTTAAATATTGATATGGGGTTATTTCCCTATATATGTTGTCCTCTATTGCTGTAAAATTAATGATCATACTAATTTTTATCCATAGATGTTGGATTGAAGAACAAAAGCGAGAGACAAAGTATATACAATGGACAGCAGAAGGAAGAATGGAAATGCAAAGATTGCCTCCAGAAACAGCCCAGATCCTTCAGCTGACTGTCGAGTAGGTATCAGTAAAGTAACACCATCCAGGATGAAGGAAAAAGCCCAAAAAGAAGAGATACCAAACACATACACTGAATGTGGTAGAAATTTCAACCACTGCTCAAATCTTATACAAACTCATAGAGTTGATGGAGTAAGATCACTTCAAAGTGTTTGTACTTGGGAAAACTTCACCACAAACTCATGTTCAGTTCAGCACCAAGAAAAGATTGAATGTGGGAACAATATCAGTGAGGGGTcaagtcacacatatatccaacAATGTCGTAGAATGGAGAAAAGATGTACAAGTACTGAAGGTGAGAAAAGagctaacaaaacaaaatttatagCACATAGAACAGTTCATATTCAAAAGAAACCTTTGAAATGTCCTCAGTGTGAAAAATGCTTTACGTGCAGGGTTGAGCTGGATAGCCATGTAAGAATTCATTCAGGAGGAAAACGATTTCAGTGTACTGAATGTGAAGAAAGTTTTAATAATAAGTCAAACCTGATATGTCATAAAAAAGTTCACAGGCAAGACAAACCTCTTAAGTGTactgaatgtgaaaaatgttttagatATAGATCATGGTTTACAAGCCATCAGAAAAGTCACAAAGgacaaaagccatttaaatgttctgcgTGTGATAAAAGTTTCAGCCAGAAAACTGAGCTAAGGAACCACAAAAGAATTcacaaagaagagaaaaaatttaaatgttctgaatgtgataaatgtttcagtcaAAAATATGTTCTAAAGAATCATGAAAGAATTCatactggtgagaaaccatttaaatgctctgaatgtgataaatgtttcaatcTGAAATCTAATGTTAAACAACATGAAAGAATTCatactggtgagaaaccatttacatgttctgaatgtgataaaagttttATTCAGAAGTCTGATCTAAGGAACCATGAACGAATTCACACGGGTGAGAAACCATTTCAGTgtcctgaatgtgataaatgtttccgTCTAAAAGCCCACATGCGACTGCATGAAGTAATCCACAGGAGTGAGAAActgtttaaatgttctgaatgtgataaatgtttcaagcGGAAAAGCTGCCTGCAACGGCATGAAATGAACCACAGGAATGAAAAACCCTTTAAATGTTCCGAATGTGATAAAAGTTTTTGTATGAAAACCCAGCTGCAACTGCATCAATGACACACAGGAGTGATAAACCATTTAAAtgctctgaatgtgataaatgtttccgTCTGAAAACCCACCTGCGAATGCATGTAATGACTCATATAAgcgagaaaccatttaaatgttctgaatgtgataaatggtTCAGACAGAAATCTATTCTAAGGAAACATGAAAGAGTTCacctggtgagaaaccatttaaatgctctgaatgtgataaatgtttcagtcaGAAAATCCACCTACGCAAGCATGAAATGCACCACAGGAATGATAAACCATTTTGAATTTGATCATTGCTTTGGTCAAAAATATATTCTAAGGAACCATGGAAAAATTCACATCAGTGAAAATTAAGCAAAATTGAAAGCATCTCCCTGACTGAGGATTGTAAGATTAGAGAACTGGAATAGGAAGGTGTATACAAATATTTAGGACTAGAGGAAGGTGTAAAAATGTGGTAATAAAATACTGAGAGAAAAGATCTGCAAGAGACTTCCAGAGACTGAAATTGATATCGAAAAGTGCTTTATGTGCAcggaataaaataaaagctattaaccagcttgcaattccTGCACTTTCATATAGTTTTGGAATAGTAGACTGGCCCTATAGAAATCTTGAAAATTGAATGTAAAAACAAGAAAGCTCCTTCATATCCATGAGGTAATCTATAAGAACCAGTGTTTTGCCAAGATTATATATCCTAGAGCTGAGGGCGGTTTTGGTCTTATAGTAATAGACTACATCTACAGAGCTATCATCAGGCACATTTAAGGACATCAACAGACATGAATGCCCACAAAATGCTGAAGTATGAAGGTGAACAAGCAGCATGAGTTTGTCCTTAAACTTGAATAACTGACTGAGAATCCACTAGTACACAAGAAGCAACAGACTGtgcaaaataagagaaaaaactcttaaaaatcaGACCAACAGACAAGGATAGATAATTACAAAAACACAAATATAGTGGGAAGTATACAGTTACTTCAACAACCCCACATAGATCAAAATTTGACACAGCAGTGGTTAAGTGCAGAGATCAGCATACCTATTTTTATTTGGCATGGCAGTAGCGGCATGGCACAACCCTAATAGCAGCTTGGGAGGCTGCCATTGCCTCTATCGATGAAGGCAGGCAGTCCAGAGTAGCATAGGCATCACAAACAGTGTGGAGATACAGCCCTCTGCGTGCAGGCAGCAGGAGGCGTGTTTAACCAACCGTCATTTTTTCTGCTGCCACAGGGCCAGTCTCGCAGCTGTTATCACAAGACCAGTTCTGCAGCAGCAGGATGTTTGGTTACATGTGATTCCTGCTGCCCTGAACTGCACAATCTTGCAGGCCTTTGCCAAAGCCCATCTCTTGGTGTGAAAGAGAGGTAAGAGGACCTGGTGGCTGCCAAGCGGACCCCCTCTACTGGTGGCTGATAACTAAGAGACCGGGTGCAGGCCACCACGGAGCACATTCCATGGCAGCAGAAGAGAGGACCCAGCGACTGCCAGGAGATCCCATGATGGCTAAGAAGAGGTCCAGCGTATgtttgagcctgtgtgtgtttgttgtgagctggtgtaggtgaatggatgagagcctatgtgtatgcgttgtgtgattgcatgtgggaaaagagggagtgtgtatgattgcatgtaggagagagagagtgtgtgtgtgatcaaCTGCATATGGAAGGAATAGAGCCAGCATGTGAGTGTGGGTGAttgcatgtggagagagcatgcatgtttgcatgtgggagagagcatgcatgtttgcatgtgggagagagcatgcatgtgtgtaatTGCTTTGTGAGAGGTTGAGCATGCATGGTGTATGGGGAAGAAAGAGGGGATCATGTATGTGGGttggagagtgtgtgtatgtgagagagagacaggagaaagtttgtgtgcactcTCTCCCACCCCAACTAAtatatgacaatctcagggtgattggaaatcaaaaatttCTCATGCATGGAGAGcagtttttttaaatccttagaaGTTTTAATAATGGGTGTTGTTTGATGTAtttgctgtttagaaatattttattaacgttggaaaatgtttttaaattggagtatgaatttttaattgttggatgttattctattgtcaactgttttgaaatatttattctttttattggtttggttttactatatgatgttttatatttcttaatttgctattttatgttttatgaggcatggtaatgtttctgtttctccattgttgtactgcatacagagttaggcttgttgcagttttcagtttaatttttgtttgcatatttctatttatactttttatggtcactttattctgtatctggtggggttctacatgtgtgactgaagtgagattAATTCTGCTAGcgagtgtatagtttctgtgtagggatctatagcagcctggcctgttctggtttcctaataggtggtgtttttgtgaggagggggagggtgtgagaaATTGTTCTCTTCTTCATATAATTTTGGTTTACATGTTGAAAAACATCAATTTCAATTATAGTTGTACATAACTCTTGAATGTTTTTATGGAAAATTAATgtcaattaaaattaatattaagAGTTGTGTGAAAGGAATCGGCAGATCAGGGTGCCAAACTGACTTGTGacactgttacgactgtcgctgcccgacgtctccactccgccctctctggcgactcctcccgcggttgatggacgttgGCTGCCACcggcatctgcctgcctgccgtcctctccggcatccctggtccggcttgggcgctgcctcccgccatgctgtccagctgccttagggcggcACGCGCGTGCGGCCCTGCTTtccaaatactttctttggcgtgaacctcaggggcgtccccctgtgatgacgtttacgcatcccggatacaaaaagcctacactactgttagctaatcgagttagcaaggtcaggtattcgtactggaactccttacggaggggatttgctctccatacctagctactctgcctttttcattattggacttactctataaggggtacccgcttctcggggcctttctcttctctttcaggtcgctgtctggaaccggtactcgctcctcgtgggcccatgttcccggactcgctgcctggacttcacttatgcctggaagataccgctgcctacaccctCAGTGAGTTACTaactacttctctcagagctgttccctggaaccaggtacttgctcctcgagggcctgcctctattccagctcctgtgattcctaccgagagaaaccgctgtgtgagtactcaactaaagaggctctattccagaaccctgcatactCTTCATtatactcactatctcagtttctcttcactatagcacagccattgtgagatcgctgttccagagcctgagggactacagcccagccgggcttcatctctgctcacttactgccacctctggtgctcctcaatactgtttaataaaagatctatctgtgttgttggtcctgacctgtggcccctcaagggacttcccccatgggcatggtcagcagccacaatGTCGCATTCGTAGtagcgacgaatggaaaacagccttacTCGAGactgccattttgagtacttgtttagcccttcggcctgtgcaatgcacctgctatatttcagaacatgatgaacgacattctgcgggacctGCTATACAAGAGTGTCGTTGTATACCTGgagatatcctgatattttcccatgatttgcccactcatctagaggatgtcaagcaagtactacgccgactccgtgaacaccggctctacgccaaactctccaagtgcaaatttcataaagactcagtGTCTTTTCTTGGCTCTATCAtatctaaagatggcttccagatggaccctcaaaagctcgagagtatcaaaaattgATCCCAaactaccagcctgaaggccctgagacgattcctggggtttacctaactattatagaagcttataaagaactactcttcttaaCAGCacccttgaccgcaatgacccgcaagggtgccaacgcttcaaaatggtctgcagaggccatttccgcgtttgaGAAACTAAAGACAGCCTTTTCCAcagaaccatgcttgcggcatcctgaccccaacaagccctttatcgtagaAGTTGACACTTCAGATGTTGGCgagggggctgtattgagccagactggagactgtaaagccttacgtccctgctctttcttctcacgacgtttctccccggcagagaagaactatgggatcagcgataaagagctcttggcaataaagcttgcattcgggAAGGAATGGCGGCCTGGCTCAAAGGCACTGAACagcaaataaccgtattcacggaccaaaaaaatctagagtatctccgccatgcgtaacgtcttaaccacagacaagctagatggtccttattcttcaatcgttttgactttgtgcttaaatatc from Rhinatrema bivittatum chromosome 3, aRhiBiv1.1, whole genome shotgun sequence includes these protein-coding regions:
- the LOC115087342 gene encoding zinc finger protein 501-like, whose product is MDSRRKNGNAKIASRNSPDPSADCRVGISKVTPSRMKEKAQKEEIPNTYTECGRNFNHCSNLIQTHRVDGVRSLQSVCTWENFTTNSCSVQHQEKIECGNNISEGSSHTYIQQCRRMEKRCTSTEGEKRANKTKFIAHRTVHIQKKPLKCPQCEKCFTCRVELDSHVRIHSGGKRFQCTECEESFNNKSNLICHKKVHRQDKPLKCTECEKCFRYRSWFTSHQKSHKGQKPFKCSACDKSFSQKTELRNHKRIHKEEKKFKCSECDKCFSQKYVLKNHERIHTGEKPFKCSECDKCFNLKSNVKQHERIHTGEKPFTCSECDKSFIQKSDLRNHERIHTGEKPFQCPECDKCFRLKAHMRLHEVIHRSEKLFKCSECDKCFKRKSCLQRHEMNHRNEKPFKCSECDKSFCMKTQLQLHQ